The following proteins are encoded in a genomic region of Populus nigra chromosome 16, ddPopNigr1.1, whole genome shotgun sequence:
- the LOC133675686 gene encoding probable pre-mRNA-splicing factor ATP-dependent RNA helicase DEAH5, translating into MATAAENDAGLKKLEYLSLVSKVCSELETHLGFGDKILAEFITELGRSCETVDEFDAKLKENGAEMPDYFVRTLLTIIHAILPPKAEKEGKKDKENDGSGKDSKFKALSIKDSRDRVKEIDRELEIEAEEKSRRENEDRHRERDNDDRHIERDRRGRDRDRERDRDRDRERERDMYDRDDRRRDRGRRRDGHDIEDGEGERERRNGRHGYGGVNSNEPELYGVYKGRVSRVMDTGCFVQLSDFRGKEGLVHVSQIATRRVGNAKDVVKRDQEVYVKVISVSGNKLSLSMRDVDQNSGKDLLPLKKRDDEDGFRSNALGLSKEGPVMRTGLSGIRIVEEEDTGPSRRPLKRMSSPEKWEAKQLIASGVLSVQEYPMYDEEIDGLLYQEEGVEEELEIEMNEDEPAFLQGQTRYSVDMSPVKIFKNPEGSLSRAAALQSALIKERREVREQQQRTMLDSIPKDLNRPWEDPMPETGERHLAQELRGVGLSAYDMPEWKKDAFGKALTFGQRSKLSIQEQRQSLPIYKLKKELIQAVHDNQVLVVIGETGSGKTTQVTQYLAEAGYTTRGKIGCTQPRRVAAMSVAKRVAEEFGCRLGEEVGYAIRFEDCTGPDTVIKYMTDGMLLREILIDENLSQYSVIMLDEAHERTIHTDVLFGLLKKLVKRRPDLRLIVTSATLDAEKFSGYFFNCNIFTIPGRTFPVEILYTKQPESDYLDASLITVLQIHLTEPEGDILLFLTGQEEIDFACQSLYERMKGLGKNVPELIILPVYSALPSEMQSRIFDPAPPGKRKVVVATNIAEASLTIDGIFYVIDPGFAKQNVYNPKQGLDSLVITPISQASAKQRAGRAGRTGPGKCYRLYTESAYRNEMSPTSIPEIQRINLGFTTLTMKAMGINDLLSFDFMDPPSPQALISAMEQLYSLGALDEEGLLTKLGRKMAEFPLDPPLSKMLLASVDLGCSDEILTMIAMIQTGNIFYRPREKQAQADQKRAKFFQPEGDHLTLLAVYEAWKAKNFSGPWCFENFVQSRSLRRAQDVRKQLLSIMDKYKLDVVSAGKNFTKIRKAITAGFFFHAARKDPQEGYRTLVENQPVYIHPSSALFQRQPDWVIYHELVMTTKEYMREVTVIDPKWLVELAPRFFKVSDPTKMSKRKRQERIEPLYDRYHEPNSWRLSKRRA; encoded by the exons ATGGCAACCGCAGCAGAAAACGACGCCGGATTGAAGAAGCTCGAGTACCTCTCCCTCGTCTCCAAGGTCTGCAGCGAACTCGAAACTCACTTGGGGTTTGGAGATAAGATCTTAGCTGAGTTCATCACCGAGTTAGGTCGGAGTTGCGAAACAGTAGATGAGTTCGATGCGAAGCTGAAGGAAAATGGAGCTGAAATGCCTGATTACTTTGTTCGGACATTGCTGACGATTATTCACGCGATTTTGCCGCCGAAAGCGGAGAAGGAGGGGAAGAAAGATAAGGAGAATGATGGGTCAGGTAAAGATTCTAAATTTAAAGCTCTCTCGATTAAAGATAGTAGAGACAGAGTGAAAGAAATTGATAGGGAATTGGAAATTGAAGCTGAAGAGAAAAGTAGAAGAGAGAATGAAGACAGGCACAGAGAAAGAGATAACGATGACAGACATATAGAGAGAGATAGGAGAGGGAGGGATAGGGATAGAGAGAGGGATAGGGATAGAGatagggagagagaaagagatatGTATGATAGAGATGATAGGAGGAGAGATAGAGGAAGAAGGAGAGATGGGCATGATATAGAGGATGGTGAAGGTGAGAGGGAGAGAAGGAATGGGAGACATGGGTATGGTGGTGTTAATAGTAATGAGCCGGAATTGTATGGGGTATATAAGGGGAGGGTGTCGAGGGTGATGGATACAGGTTGTTTTGTCCAGTTGAGTGATTTTAGGGGGAAGGAGGGTTTGGTTCATGTTTCACAGATTGCAACTAGGAGAGTTGGGAATGCAAAGGACGTGGTTAAGAGGGACCAGGAAGTTTATGTTAAGGTGATTTCAGTCTCGGGGAACAAGTTGAGTCTTTCGATGAGGGATGTTGATCAGAATAGTGGGAAAGATTTGCTTCCATTGAAGAAGAGGGATGATGAGGATGGTTTTAGGAGCAATGCTTTGGGTTTGTCTAAGGAGGGGCCGGTGATGAGGACAGGGTTGTCAGGGATTAGgattgtggaggaggaggatacTGGTCCGTCACGGAGACCTTTAAAGAGAATGAGCTCGCCAGAGAAGTGGGAAGCAAAACAGTTGATTGCTTCGGGGGTTTTGAGTGTGCAAGAGTACCCCATGTATGATGAGGAAATAGATGGGTTGCTTTATCAAGAAGAGGGAGTTGAGGAAGAGCTTGAGATTGAGATGAATGAGGATGAGCCTGCATTTTTGCAAGGGCAGACTAGGTATTCTGTTGATATGTCACCAGTTAAGATTTTTAAGAATCCTGAAGGTTCGTTGAGTCGTGCAGCTGCTCTTCAGTCTGCACTTATAAAGGAGAGGAGAGAAGTGAGGGAGCAGCAGCAGAGGACTATGCTTGATTCAATACCAAAGGATCTTAATCGTCCTTGGGAAGACCCAATGCCCGAGACTGGCGAGAGGCATCTTGCCCAGGAGCTGCGTGGTGTTGGCTTATCTGCTTATGACATGCCTGAATGGAAGAAGGATGCATTTGGGAAAGCACTGACATTTGGGCAGCGATCCAAGTTATCTATCCAGGAACAGAGGCAGAGCTTGCCAATttacaaattgaaaaaagagtTAATTCAGGCTGTCCATGACAATCAGGTTCTGGTGGTTATTGGTGAGACAGGTTCAGGTAAGACTACTCAGGTGACACAGTATCTTGCTGAGGCAGGTTATACCACTAGGGGTAAGATTGGATGTACTCAGCCTCGTAGGGTGGCTGCTATGTCTGTAGCCAAGAGGGTGGCTGAAGAGTTTGGCTGTCGTTTAGGTGAGGAAGTTGGCTATGCTATTCGTTTTGAGGATTGCACTGGACCAGATACTGTGATCAAGTATATGACAGATGGTATGCTGCTTAGGGAGATTCTGATTGATGAGAACCTTTCTCAGTACTCGGTGATAATGCTAGATGAAGCTCATGAGAGGACCATTCACACTGATGTCCTTTTTGGGTTGCTCAAGAAACTTGTGAAGAGAAGACCTGATCTTCGCTTGATTGTCACATCAGCCACACTGGACGCGGAGAAATTTTCAGGGTATTTCTTCAACTGTAACATATTCACGATTCCTGGGAGAACATTTCCTGTGGAGATATTGTACACCAAACAGCCAGAAAGTGACTACTTAGATGCATCTCTGATTACTGTCTTGCAAATCCACTTGACAGAACCTGAAGGTGACATACTTCTATTCTTGACAGGCCAGGAGGAGATTGATTTTGCATGTCAATCTCTTTATGAGAGGATGAAAGGATTAGGAAAAAATGTTCCTGAATTGATCATTTTGCCTGTTTATAGTGCTCTTCCTAGTGAAATGCAGTCAAGAATCTTTGATCCTGCCCCACCTGGAAAGAGGAAGGTGGTTGTGGCAACTAATATTGCCGAAGCCTCTTTGACAATTGAtggaattttttatgttattgatcCTGGGTTTGCCAAGCAGAACGTGTATAATCCAAAGCAAGGGCTTGATTCTCTAGTTATAACGCCAATTTCACAAGCATCTGCCAAGCAACGAGCTGGACGTGCTGGGCGTACTGGGCCTGGAAAATGTTATCGTCTCTACACAGAAAGTGCATACCGCAATGAGATGTCTCCCACCTCAATTCCAGAAATCCAAAGAATTAATCTTGGATTCACTACGCTTACAATGAAGGCTATGGGAATTAATGACCTattgtcttttgattttatgGATCCACCTTCACCGCAGGCCCTGATTTCTGCCATGGAACAGCTATACAGCCTTGGAGCTCTGGATGAGGAAGGACTTCTGACCAAACTAGGGAGGAAAATGGCAGAATTTCCTCTGGATCCACCATTGTCTAAAATGTTGCTGGCTAGTGTAGACCTCGGGTGCAGTGATGAGATTTTGACTATGATTGCCATGATCCAAACTGGTAACATCTTTTACAGACCTAGAGAAAAACAAGCTCAGGCTGATCAGAAGAGGGCCAAGTTTTTCCAGCCTGAGGGAGACCATCTGACTTTGCTTGCTGTGTACGAGGCTTGGAAAGCCAAGAACTTTTCAGGACCTTGGTGTTTTGAGAACTTTGTCCAATCCCGATCCTTGAGGAGAGCACAGGATGTCAGAAAACAGCTTCTAAGCATCATGGATAA GTATAAACTAGATGTTGTTAGTGCTGGGAAGAATTTTACCAAGATAAGGAAAGCGATTACAGCTGGATTCTTTTTCCATGCAGCTAGAAAGGACCCACAGGAGGGTTATCGGACTTTGGTTGAGAACCAGCCAGTTTATATCCACCCCAGCAGTGCTCTTTTCCAGAGACAACCAGACTGGGTCATCTACCATGAGCTGGTAATGACTACAAAAGAGTATATGCGTGAGGTCACGGTTATAGATCCCAAATGGCTTGTGGAGCTAGCTCCCAGGTTCTTTAAAGTATCAGATCCTACAAAAATGAGCAAGCGAAAGCGTCAAGAACGGATTGAACCTCTCTACGATAGATACCACGAACCTAATTCATGGCGTTTGAGTAAAAGGCGAGCTTAA